The genomic region CACGATGATTCACGATACACTTCTGACTTTTATGCACAAACTCGATGGGGTCTTCGATGGTCAAAATATGATCACGTCTGGTCTTATTAGACTCGTCAACAATAGCAGCCAGAGTGGTTGACTTACCACTCCCGGTAGGCCCGGTGACCAAAACCATACCTTTAGGCAAAGCCGACAACCTGGAAACAACCTTGGGCAACCCAAGTTGTTCACACGTCAGGATATCACTGGGTATCTCACGAAAAACCGCGCCAATACCGTATTTCTGCATGAACAGGTTGCCTCTGTATCGAGCAATGCCTGGGATTTCATATCCGAAATCGATATCACCACACTCCTCGAAGGCCTTAATCTTTTCTTCCGTCACAATTTCATAGAGCAGGGCACGGAGCGCATCATTCTCAAGAACATTATACTTAATCTTTTCCATTTCACCCCTGATTCGCAAAATCGGTTGCTGGCCAGCAACCATATGCAGATCAGAGGCCCCCTGCTCATGCATCAACTTAAAAAACGCATCAATCTGGGCCATAGTATCTCCTTAAATTACATAGGTGCATAGTTTCGGCGCAGAGAAGAACTCGCCTGTGTTGTCATTCCCCGGCAATAAAAGTATAGTGTACAATTGCCTAGGGTAGCGCACTGCTAATCATGATCAAAATCATTCTAGCAAAATTTACCATCTCATTGAATTTTTTTCTCAACCTTACCCAACTCGCAAAAAAAACACCTAACCAAACCACTCCCACCCTAATGTCACACATCGACCTCCATATTCACTCTACCCTGTCCGATGGAACCTCAAGCCCAGCAGATATCATCTCGAAAGCCCGCGACAAAGGTATTTCTGCCATCTCAATAACAGATCACGACACGATGGACGCCTACCCAGACGCCATACTCGCTGGAAAAAAGGCAGGAATTGAAATCATTCCCGGTGTCGAAATCACCGCCCACCACCAAGACCGTTCGCTACACATCCTAGGTTTCGGCCTGCAACAGAACACCCCTTCGTTGATCTCTGGCCTCCAATTAATCCAGGCGGCTCGTCAAGACCGGAATCGACGGATACTCGACAAACTCCAAGGCTTCAACCTGCCAATTTCCTTTGATGACCTCCCTCAAGGACGAGGCCAGACCGGTCGCCCGCACATCGCCAAAGCTCTGGTTGACAATGGCATTGTCCGTAACGAACAGGAAGCCTTTGCCAAGTTCCTCCGCAAGAATGGCGCAGCCTATGCCAGCCGAGAACTCCTCCCTGTCCGCCAGGCTATCGCTATGATCTCCAATGCCGG from Desulfobulbaceae bacterium harbors:
- a CDS encoding PHP domain-containing protein, which codes for MIKIILAKFTISLNFFLNLTQLAKKTPNQTTPTLMSHIDLHIHSTLSDGTSSPADIISKARDKGISAISITDHDTMDAYPDAILAGKKAGIEIIPGVEITAHHQDRSLHILGFGLQQNTPSLISGLQLIQAARQDRNRRILDKLQGFNLPISFDDLPQGRGQTGRPHIAKALVDNGIVRNEQEAFAKFLRKNGAAYASRELLPVRQAIAMISNAGGVAVLAHPGSLKITEQDLTSLIRQLMDDGLCGIETYHPMNSEKTVQFLLKLCHTSRLIVTGGSDFHGREGDKSPLGEAGGKRRVPAHLLTELKSRISKNQARQESP